TAGAAGCCGACCCCCGGAAACCAGGCGCACCGGTTGTTTGCTGGATATTCAATCCAGGTACACGTCCCTGTAACAACTGTTCAACGTTCGAAACAGGTACGTCCTGGATATCTTTAGCCGTAATACGTGTAACCGCTCCCGTTACCGTTTCCTTGGTACGTTTCTGATAACCTACCACTACGGATTCTTTCAGGGAAGTAGCAGAAGGTTTTAACTGCATGTTGATGATATTTCGGTTGTTGACCGATACCATCAACGACTCATAGGAGATGAAACGCAGTTCCAGTTTTGCATCCGGCGCTACTTTAATAATGAATTCGCCTTTATCATCCGACACGGCAATTGCTTTGGGCTTAGCTCCTGTTTGATGCAGCAATACAGATACTCCCGGCAGCGGCGTACGGTCTGTTGAAGCGGTGACCCTGCCCTTTACGGAAATTATTTTATCCTGCGCAAGTAATGTATCGGAGAATAGTAATAATAAGAGTAATGGTATATATAATTTCATAAATGGCATGTATTAATCGTCATTGAAAAGCGGGTTCCTGCGGAAATAGAATATGATGGTCCAGTCACCCGGCTCATAAATAGCGAAGTTCAAACCGAAGTAAGCATCCACCCTTTCACCACCAAAACCTTTACGGCTATATCCAAATGTGCAGGTAGCTTTACCGTTGGCTGCAAACTCCGTTTTAAGATTGGTCAGCGGCAATGGATAAGCAACATCGTAAGTCACAGAACTATCTGTTTGCCGGCGGTTGAAGCCATGCAACAGCTTATCCCATTTTGTATTATTAAATACTGCCGGATTGATAGCCTCCAGGTTTTCATCCAGGAATTTAAAAGTGAGTGAATGCCCGGTTGGATTGGCTTTGTTGATATATACCGATACCAGTGTGTCTGTAAAGAGACTATCCTTATCGCTCGCGTAATACAGCTCTGTGAGCGTGCTGGGATGAATGGTATAGGGTACCTGGTATTGTCCGCCTCCTTGTATGGGTCGGCTCTCCATTTTACGCTCCCTTGTATACACATCATACTCATACGGTTCGTAAGGCACTTCTTTCAACGGGCGCAGGTTGAAATTTTGAATGGTGCGTTCATTGCCTTTGTTTTCCACCTTTATATCAAACACGTAACCTGAATCGGGATAAGTGGCGATCAAGGAGGAAGGGGCGCTGCGGAAAATAAAGTCGCCGGAGCCTTTGCGTATTTCCAGGAAAGGCGCTTCTACCCACACACGTTTGACTTCAATTTCTTCCAATGATTTTTCCAACCCGGTATAATCACGTAACCATTCCTGCACCTTTACGGGTTGAAAGAGTTCCGGTGCATCCTTTCCGCCTGATACGCGTCTCGCATTCTCAATGGTGAACAGTAACGGATAGCTGGACCCATCTGCGCTGAATTGCGTCAGCTCCAGCTGCGTACGGCCCAGCACAGGTTCATACACCGATTTCTTGTTAAAGTTGGCATCCTGGCTGAGATAATCTTTTTTCTCAGGGAGCTTTCTGCATGCAGTGATGGCGAGAGAAAGTACCACGGTGCATTTTAAATAACCTTGCCATTTCATCTGAAAAACATTTGTCGTTTATATGATTTATTGCTCCCTGATAGCGATATACCTGATCACTTCCGTAACGGTACAATCCTTATCATTACTGTCTTTGTAACTGTAGTTGAGTGTGTATGTCTGTCCGATAGGATCAAATAAACACAAGCCATTATTTTTAATCGTTGCATTGGCTGATCCGGGCGCGGAGGAAACGGTTATCTTATTATCTGCATGAATAGTAAGCAGCATGCGGTAGTCGTCTGCCAGTTTATTGGCCGCTTCTGTTTCCACAGTATTGGCATCGATGGCTTTTAATTTTTTTGGATAAAAGTTCCAGAGGTTTACGACACCATTGCCTAACGTAACGGCACCGTCAGCAAACGTTTTTTCTTCAGAATAGAGGTTCTGATAAGCGGCTGC
The Chitinophaga sp. MM2321 DNA segment above includes these coding regions:
- a CDS encoding DUF5007 domain-containing protein, whose protein sequence is MKWQGYLKCTVVLSLAITACRKLPEKKDYLSQDANFNKKSVYEPVLGRTQLELTQFSADGSSYPLLFTIENARRVSGGKDAPELFQPVKVQEWLRDYTGLEKSLEEIEVKRVWVEAPFLEIRKGSGDFIFRSAPSSLIATYPDSGYVFDIKVENKGNERTIQNFNLRPLKEVPYEPYEYDVYTRERKMESRPIQGGGQYQVPYTIHPSTLTELYYASDKDSLFTDTLVSVYINKANPTGHSLTFKFLDENLEAINPAVFNNTKWDKLLHGFNRRQTDSSVTYDVAYPLPLTNLKTEFAANGKATCTFGYSRKGFGGERVDAYFGLNFAIYEPGDWTIIFYFRRNPLFNDD